One segment of Microbacterium arborescens DNA contains the following:
- a CDS encoding RDD family protein: MIWEIDERARTIEGLDADGRPRPEYAASLGLRPAPFGRRVLATVLEAIVLLLIQSPMLIVVVPALSTAILAADPVEALTARDDLVLLIILAAVSSGLSTAFLLVQLILLGRRGVTLGKALTGLRAVNVRTLERPGFWRGAVVRYLVLCASMIVPLLGPLLVIALSPLFDPARRGRGWPDMAAAVWLVDVKHGLNPYDDKRMRIARKTVATDLLDVKAELPSLATPVATGSAGAYVPLARNKGGVLGAVRSAPGSGIIGETDAADDEVRPGIPTTVAPAPFVAPAPGMPAASPSPGAPEAPASAPIPAAAPRPAAVAPGAIVAPAAGSASWTPPSLLEDPAPAPAPTAPPAAHATPAVAPPAPAASEQVPAPASASSAVVELTLDSGDTIAVPGGGVVLGRAPATGPDDVDVLPVPVIDHTRSISKTHWALLRLDGRVVAVERGSTNGSVLVRGAREQALVPGHPVDLRDGDTIRFGDRSAVVAIR; encoded by the coding sequence GTGATCTGGGAGATCGATGAGCGCGCTCGGACGATCGAGGGGCTCGATGCCGACGGTCGGCCGAGACCGGAGTACGCCGCGTCGCTCGGGCTGCGTCCAGCACCGTTCGGCCGGCGCGTGCTGGCGACGGTGCTCGAGGCCATCGTCCTGCTGCTGATCCAGTCGCCGATGCTCATCGTCGTCGTCCCGGCGCTGAGCACGGCCATCCTCGCGGCCGATCCCGTCGAGGCGCTGACCGCTCGTGACGATCTGGTGCTGCTGATCATCCTCGCCGCCGTCAGCTCGGGGCTGTCGACCGCTTTCCTCCTGGTCCAGCTCATCCTGCTCGGTCGCCGCGGTGTCACCCTCGGCAAGGCGCTCACCGGCCTGCGGGCCGTGAACGTGCGCACCCTCGAGCGGCCGGGGTTCTGGCGCGGGGCCGTCGTGCGCTATCTCGTGCTCTGCGCGAGCATGATCGTTCCGCTGCTCGGTCCATTGCTCGTCATCGCGCTCTCGCCCCTGTTCGATCCCGCCCGGCGGGGCCGCGGCTGGCCGGACATGGCCGCCGCCGTCTGGCTCGTCGACGTCAAGCACGGGCTCAACCCCTACGACGACAAGCGGATGCGCATCGCGCGTAAGACCGTCGCGACCGATCTGCTCGATGTGAAGGCCGAGCTCCCCTCGCTCGCGACGCCGGTGGCCACCGGCTCGGCCGGTGCCTATGTCCCGCTCGCGCGTAACAAGGGGGGCGTGCTCGGTGCGGTGCGCTCCGCTCCCGGCAGCGGGATCATCGGCGAGACGGATGCCGCCGATGACGAGGTCCGCCCCGGCATCCCCACGACCGTCGCGCCGGCACCGTTCGTCGCGCCCGCTCCGGGAATGCCCGCTGCGTCACCGTCGCCCGGTGCGCCGGAAGCACCCGCCTCCGCGCCGATTCCGGCCGCCGCGCCGAGGCCCGCTGCTGTCGCGCCCGGCGCGATCGTCGCTCCGGCCGCGGGTTCGGCATCCTGGACACCGCCCTCCCTTCTCGAGGACCCGGCACCCGCGCCGGCTCCGACGGCGCCGCCGGCTGCTCACGCGACACCCGCGGTTGCTCCTCCTGCTCCCGCCGCTTCCGAGCAGGTGCCCGCGCCGGCATCCGCGTCGTCCGCGGTCGTCGAGCTGACCCTCGACTCGGGTGACACCATCGCCGTGCCGGGCGGAGGCGTCGTCCTCGGGCGTGCGCCCGCGACCGGCCCCGACGACGTGGACGTGCTGCCCGTGCCGGTGATCGACCACACCCGGTCGATCTCGAAGACGCACTGGGCACTGCTGCGCCTCGACGGCCGGGTCGTGGCGGTCGAACGCGGCTCGACCAACGGCAGTGTGCTGGTGCGAGGGGCTCGCGAGCAGGCTCTCGTGCCCGGGCACCCCGTCGACCTGCGCGACGGCGACACCATCCGCTTCGGCGACCGCTCCGCGGTCGTCGCCATCCGCTGA
- the purH gene encoding bifunctional phosphoribosylaminoimidazolecarboxamide formyltransferase/IMP cyclohydrolase: MAGPSHDPALYRARDLVAVRRALISVSDKTDLLPLAQALADAGVEIVSTGGSAALLRDAGLTVTDVAEVTGFPESLDGRVKTLHPSVHAGLLADLRLESHEAQLGELGISAFDLVVVNLYPFVETVASGAAPDDVVEQIDIGGPAMVRASAKNFANVAIVVSPSSYPAIIESVSAGGTSLAQRRDLAARAFAHTAEYDRAVATWFAESTLEGDELPQHLTIRAERLATLRYGENSHQRAAIYTRAGGHGIAQAEQLQGKEMSYNNYVDADAALRAAFDMVKPAVAIIKHANPCGIAVTAPQALDPIASAHLRAHECDPVSAFGGVIAANRTVTLKMAENLRDIFTEVIVAPDFEPEALEVFKLKKNLRVLRLPADWRQERMDVRLVSGGLLLQDADRFPDDIESVAKDWQLVSGERPDPSELEGMIFAWKACRAVKSNAIVLAQGSATVGIGMGQVNRVDSCRLAVERAGERAAGSVAASDAFFPFADGPQVLIDAGIKTIIQPGGSVRDQEVVDAAQAAGVTMFFTGERHFFH, from the coding sequence ATGGCCGGACCGAGCCACGACCCCGCCCTCTACCGCGCACGCGACCTCGTCGCCGTCCGCCGCGCGCTCATCTCGGTGAGCGACAAGACCGATCTCCTGCCCCTCGCGCAGGCGCTCGCCGACGCCGGCGTCGAGATCGTCTCGACCGGAGGGTCGGCCGCGCTCCTGCGCGACGCGGGCCTGACGGTGACGGATGTCGCCGAGGTCACCGGATTCCCGGAGTCGCTCGACGGTCGTGTGAAGACCCTGCACCCGAGCGTCCACGCGGGACTCCTCGCCGATCTGCGGCTCGAGAGCCACGAAGCCCAGCTCGGGGAGCTCGGCATCTCGGCGTTCGACCTGGTGGTCGTGAACCTGTACCCCTTCGTCGAGACCGTCGCGTCGGGCGCCGCGCCCGACGACGTCGTGGAGCAGATCGACATCGGCGGCCCGGCGATGGTGCGCGCGTCGGCGAAGAACTTCGCCAACGTCGCGATCGTCGTCTCGCCCTCGTCGTACCCGGCCATCATCGAGTCCGTCTCCGCCGGCGGCACGAGCCTCGCGCAGCGCCGCGACCTCGCCGCCCGTGCGTTCGCACACACGGCCGAGTACGACCGTGCCGTGGCGACGTGGTTCGCCGAGTCGACGCTCGAGGGCGACGAGCTGCCGCAGCACCTGACGATCCGCGCCGAGCGGCTGGCCACGCTCCGCTACGGCGAGAACTCCCACCAGCGCGCCGCCATCTACACCCGCGCGGGCGGCCACGGCATCGCCCAGGCCGAGCAGCTGCAGGGCAAGGAGATGTCGTACAACAACTACGTCGACGCCGATGCGGCCCTCCGCGCCGCGTTCGACATGGTCAAGCCCGCCGTCGCGATCATCAAGCACGCGAACCCGTGCGGCATCGCCGTCACCGCGCCGCAGGCGCTGGATCCCATCGCCTCCGCACACCTGCGGGCCCACGAGTGCGACCCCGTCTCGGCCTTCGGCGGCGTGATCGCCGCCAACCGCACGGTCACGCTGAAGATGGCCGAGAACCTGCGCGACATCTTCACCGAGGTGATCGTCGCCCCCGACTTCGAGCCCGAGGCACTCGAGGTGTTCAAGCTGAAGAAGAACCTGCGGGTGCTCCGTCTTCCGGCCGACTGGCGCCAGGAGCGCATGGACGTCCGCCTCGTCTCCGGCGGACTGCTGTTGCAGGACGCCGACCGCTTCCCCGACGACATCGAGTCGGTCGCGAAGGACTGGCAGCTGGTCTCCGGCGAGCGCCCCGACCCCTCCGAGCTCGAGGGCATGATCTTCGCGTGGAAGGCGTGCCGCGCCGTCAAGTCGAACGCGATCGTGCTCGCACAGGGCTCCGCGACGGTCGGGATCGGCATGGGCCAGGTCAACCGCGTGGACTCGTGCCGACTCGCCGTCGAGCGCGCGGGCGAGCGCGCGGCCGGCTCGGTTGCGGCATCCGATGCCTTCTTCCCCTTCGCCGACGGTCCGCAGGTTCTCATCGACGCCGGGATCAAGACGATCATCCAGCCCGGCGGGTCGGTGCGCGACCAGGAGGTCGTCGACGCGGCCCAGGCTGCCGGCGTGACGATGTTCTTCACGGGTGAGCGCCACTTCTTCCACTGA
- the purN gene encoding phosphoribosylglycinamide formyltransferase: protein MLTVAVLISGGGSNLRALLDAAAEPGFPARVVVVGADRPADGLAHADAFNIPTFAVPFREYATREEWGDELLRQLEAWAPDLIVLSGLMRLLPAAVVDAWAPRIINTHPAYLPEFPGAHGVRDALAAGTDRTGASVIVVDAGVDTGPILAQERVPVLPGDDETTLHERIKPVERRLLIDVVRRIATGDIDLAAPASPNPTAPTA from the coding sequence GTGCTGACGGTCGCGGTCCTCATCTCCGGTGGCGGGTCGAATCTGCGGGCCCTCCTCGATGCCGCGGCCGAGCCCGGATTCCCGGCCCGCGTCGTGGTCGTCGGCGCCGATCGCCCCGCCGACGGTCTCGCCCACGCCGACGCCTTCAACATCCCCACCTTCGCGGTTCCGTTCCGGGAGTACGCGACGCGCGAGGAGTGGGGCGACGAGCTCCTGCGCCAGCTCGAGGCCTGGGCTCCCGATCTCATCGTGCTCAGCGGTCTCATGCGGCTGCTGCCCGCCGCCGTCGTCGACGCGTGGGCACCCCGCATCATCAACACCCACCCGGCATACCTGCCCGAGTTCCCGGGAGCGCACGGCGTGCGAGACGCGCTGGCCGCGGGCACCGACCGGACGGGGGCGAGCGTCATCGTCGTCGATGCCGGCGTCGACACCGGGCCGATCCTGGCGCAGGAGCGGGTTCCCGTTCTGCCCGGTGACGACGAGACGACCCTGCACGAGCGCATCAAGCCCGTCGAACGCCGCCTGCTGATCGACGTCGTGCGGCGCATCGCGACCGGCGACATCGACCTCGCCGCGCCCGCTTCCCCGAACCCGACCGCTCCGACCGCCTGA
- a CDS encoding cell division protein PerM: MNRLLVALLSAFDALVAVAVGVAAALAPLTVLWAVGFGGGADWSSLWPASVRLWQFGNLVPLQVSLPQEYTVAAGIAPDALTFSLSLPPLAVALLIALFAARSGARAAGAGAGFTGVLAGTATVAVASALVAATASTPYAVVETWQAVLLPTLVFAVPALLGSVARAWRDGDDGPVDSLFVRLDRSGYATAVSAGARGLAIAVVGFAGVGALLVGVAVLVRGGEIVSLFQAANVDAIGATAVTIGQAAYLPTFFVWGGAFAAGPGFSLGAGSTVAASGTQLGVVPGIPVLGAIPPATPPVLLLVALLLVALGFIAGSAARRRMPAPASALVADPVLPRLAAAAIVAVGGGLAVAVLSLLASGAFGPGRLDQIGPSAGAVGLAFAVEIGIGATIALLGPRTVRHADAAAERSTAGDDDQARLAGTARVE, from the coding sequence ATGAATCGCCTCCTCGTCGCCCTCCTCTCCGCCTTCGACGCCCTCGTCGCGGTGGCCGTCGGCGTTGCCGCGGCCCTCGCGCCGCTGACCGTGCTCTGGGCGGTCGGCTTCGGCGGGGGAGCCGACTGGTCGTCGCTCTGGCCCGCGTCGGTGCGGCTGTGGCAGTTCGGAAACCTGGTGCCGCTGCAGGTCTCGCTGCCGCAGGAGTACACCGTGGCAGCCGGCATCGCCCCCGACGCGCTCACCTTCTCGCTCTCGCTGCCGCCCCTCGCGGTCGCGCTGCTGATCGCGCTGTTCGCCGCGCGGTCGGGGGCGCGCGCAGCCGGTGCCGGAGCCGGGTTCACCGGGGTGCTCGCCGGGACGGCGACCGTCGCCGTCGCCTCAGCCCTCGTGGCCGCCACGGCCTCGACCCCCTATGCCGTCGTCGAGACCTGGCAGGCCGTTCTGCTGCCCACCCTCGTGTTCGCCGTCCCCGCCCTCCTCGGCTCGGTCGCCCGTGCGTGGCGCGACGGTGACGACGGGCCCGTCGACTCGCTGTTCGTGAGGCTCGACCGGAGCGGCTACGCAACGGCCGTCTCGGCCGGCGCCCGCGGTCTCGCGATCGCCGTGGTCGGCTTCGCGGGTGTCGGTGCGCTGCTCGTCGGCGTCGCCGTGCTCGTCCGCGGGGGCGAGATCGTGTCGCTCTTCCAAGCAGCCAACGTCGATGCGATCGGTGCGACCGCCGTCACCATCGGGCAGGCCGCGTACCTGCCGACCTTCTTCGTGTGGGGTGGAGCTTTCGCCGCCGGGCCCGGGTTCTCGCTCGGTGCCGGCTCGACGGTCGCAGCATCCGGCACGCAGTTGGGCGTCGTTCCCGGCATCCCCGTGCTCGGGGCGATCCCGCCGGCGACGCCCCCCGTGCTGCTGCTCGTCGCGCTGCTCCTGGTCGCGCTCGGGTTCATCGCCGGCAGCGCAGCACGTCGCCGGATGCCCGCGCCGGCATCCGCGCTCGTCGCCGATCCCGTCCTTCCCCGCCTCGCCGCCGCGGCGATCGTGGCTGTCGGGGGCGGGCTCGCGGTCGCCGTCCTCTCGCTCCTGGCGTCGGGCGCCTTCGGCCCCGGCCGACTCGACCAGATCGGCCCGTCCGCGGGCGCCGTCGGTCTCGCCTTCGCGGTCGAGATCGGCATCGGCGCGACGATCGCCTTGCTCGGCCCGCGCACCGTCCGCCACGCGGACGCGGCCGCCGAACGCTCCACCGCGGGGGATGACGATCAGGCGCGGCTCGCCGGAACGGCGCGGGTAGAGTAA
- a CDS encoding NCS2 family permease — translation MNTTQSRAPQGAIDRFFDISRRGSTIGTEVRGGLVTFVTMAYIVILNPIILSGKPDVAGTTLDFAAVSAATALTAGVMTILFGLITRLPFAFAAGLGINAFVAFGVVGEVTWAEAMALVMINGVIIVLLAATGLRKLIFDAVPVQLKLAITVAIGLFIAFIGFVNSGFVTSTGQASPPVGLGVGGSVASVPTLMFVITLLLTGILVARKVKGGMLIGIVTGTVLSIVVEAIWHLGPATENAGGWGLTVPALSGSPVSVPDLSLIGAVDFGFDLGKVSIVTLVMLVFTLVFSNFFDAMGTMTGLAKEANLADAKGDFPRIKSALIVEGVGAIAGGATSSSSATVFVESGSGIGEGARTGLANVVTGLVFLLAMFFTPLTSIVPTEVAAAALVIVGAMMLSQIAHIDLSDFRVLLPVFLTATVMPLTYSIANGIGAGFISWVLVNALSGRVKQISPLLWVVAGGFVIFFARGPLEALLGV, via the coding sequence GTGAACACTACGCAATCGCGCGCGCCCCAGGGGGCCATCGACCGCTTCTTCGACATCAGCCGGCGCGGCTCGACGATCGGCACGGAGGTCCGTGGCGGCCTCGTGACATTCGTCACGATGGCCTACATCGTGATCCTGAACCCGATCATCCTGTCGGGCAAACCCGATGTGGCGGGAACGACCCTCGACTTCGCCGCGGTGAGCGCCGCGACGGCGCTGACCGCGGGCGTCATGACGATCCTGTTCGGGCTCATCACGCGGCTGCCGTTCGCCTTCGCCGCCGGGCTGGGCATCAACGCGTTCGTCGCCTTCGGCGTGGTGGGCGAGGTCACCTGGGCCGAGGCGATGGCGCTTGTGATGATCAACGGCGTCATCATCGTGCTGTTGGCGGCCACGGGTCTGCGCAAGCTCATCTTCGATGCGGTCCCCGTACAGCTCAAGCTCGCGATCACGGTGGCTATCGGTCTGTTCATCGCGTTCATCGGGTTCGTCAACTCCGGCTTCGTGACCTCGACCGGCCAGGCCTCTCCCCCGGTCGGGCTCGGCGTCGGCGGATCCGTCGCGTCGGTACCGACCCTGATGTTCGTCATCACCCTTCTGCTCACCGGCATCCTCGTCGCCCGAAAGGTCAAGGGCGGCATGCTGATCGGCATCGTGACGGGCACCGTCCTGTCGATCGTCGTCGAGGCCATCTGGCACCTCGGGCCGGCCACCGAGAACGCCGGCGGATGGGGGCTGACCGTCCCGGCACTATCGGGCTCGCCGGTCAGCGTCCCGGACCTGAGCCTCATCGGCGCGGTCGACTTCGGCTTCGACCTCGGCAAGGTCAGCATCGTGACCCTCGTCATGCTCGTCTTCACGCTCGTGTTCTCGAACTTCTTCGACGCGATGGGCACGATGACGGGCCTGGCCAAGGAGGCGAACCTCGCCGACGCGAAGGGCGACTTCCCCCGCATCAAGTCGGCGCTGATCGTCGAGGGCGTCGGCGCGATCGCGGGTGGCGCGACGAGCTCGTCGTCGGCCACGGTCTTCGTCGAGTCGGGATCGGGCATCGGCGAGGGCGCACGAACGGGACTCGCCAACGTCGTGACGGGCCTCGTCTTCCTGCTCGCGATGTTCTTCACGCCGCTGACCTCGATCGTCCCCACCGAGGTCGCCGCCGCGGCACTGGTCATCGTCGGAGCCATGATGCTGTCGCAGATCGCGCACATCGACCTGAGCGACTTCCGCGTCCTGCTGCCGGTGTTCCTCACCGCCACGGTGATGCCGCTGACCTACTCGATCGCCAACGGCATCGGCGCGGGCTTCATCTCGTGGGTGCTGGTCAACGCGCTCTCGGGCCGCGTCAAGCAGATCAGCCCGCTGCTGTGGGTCGTCGCCGGCGGCTTCGTGATCTTCTTCGCCCGCGGCCCCCTCGAGGCGCTCCTCGGGGTCTGA
- the sucD gene encoding succinate--CoA ligase subunit alpha: MSIYLNKDSKVIVQGITGGEGTKHTALMLKAGTNIVGGVNARKAGTTVSHADADGNAVELPVFGSVAEAIEKTGADVSVAFVPPAFTKDAMVEAIDAEIPLLVVITEGVPVGESAEAWAYAKSKGNKTRIIGPNCPGIITPGEALAGITPANITGKGPIGLVSKSGTLTYQMMFELRDLGFSTAIGIGGDPIIGTTHIDALAAFEADPDTKAIVMIGEIGGDAEERAAEYIKAHMTKPVVGYVAGFTAPEGKTMGHAGAIVSGSAGTAQAKKEALEAAGVKVGKTPSETAALMREIIEKL, from the coding sequence ATGTCTATCTACCTCAACAAGGACTCCAAGGTCATCGTCCAGGGCATCACGGGCGGTGAGGGCACCAAGCACACCGCTCTGATGCTCAAGGCGGGCACCAACATCGTCGGCGGCGTCAACGCCCGCAAGGCCGGCACCACCGTCTCGCACGCCGACGCCGACGGCAACGCCGTCGAGCTGCCGGTGTTCGGCTCGGTCGCCGAGGCGATCGAGAAGACCGGCGCCGACGTCTCGGTCGCGTTCGTGCCCCCCGCGTTCACGAAGGACGCCATGGTCGAGGCCATCGACGCGGAGATCCCCCTGCTCGTCGTCATCACCGAGGGCGTGCCCGTCGGCGAGTCGGCCGAGGCCTGGGCCTACGCCAAGTCGAAGGGCAACAAGACCCGGATCATCGGGCCGAACTGCCCCGGCATCATCACCCCCGGCGAAGCTCTCGCGGGCATCACTCCCGCGAACATCACGGGCAAGGGCCCGATCGGTCTCGTGTCGAAGTCGGGCACCCTGACGTACCAGATGATGTTCGAGTTGCGCGATCTCGGCTTCTCGACCGCCATCGGCATCGGCGGCGACCCGATCATCGGCACGACGCACATCGACGCCCTCGCAGCGTTCGAGGCAGACCCCGACACGAAGGCCATCGTCATGATCGGCGAGATCGGCGGCGACGCCGAAGAGCGCGCGGCCGAGTACATCAAGGCCCACATGACGAAGCCGGTCGTCGGCTACGTCGCGGGCTTCACCGCGCCCGAGGGCAAGACGATGGGCCACGCCGGCGCCATCGTCTCGGGCTCGGCGGGAACCGCGCAGGCGAAGAAGGAGGCCCTCGAGGCCGCCGGTGTCAAGGTCGGCAAGACGCCGTCCGAGACCGCCGCGCTCATGCGGGAGATCATCGAGAAGCTCTGA
- the sucC gene encoding ADP-forming succinate--CoA ligase subunit beta encodes MDLYEYQARDLFEKYEVPVLAGIIADTPEEAKAAAEKIGGVVVVKAQVKTGGRGKAGGVKVAKTPDEAYAAAETILGLDIKGHVVQRVMIAQGADIAEEFYFSVLLDRANRSYLSLCSVEGGMEIEELAVERPEALARIEVDPLQGIDKAKAVEIARAANFPDDLVEKVSDVFVKLYDVYKGEGATLVEVNPLVRTGAGDIVALDGKVSLDENASEVRHPEHEALEDKGAADPLEAKAKESGLNYVKLDGQVGVIGNGAGLVMSTLDVVAYAGEKHGGVKPANFLDIGGGANAQVMASGLDVILGDEQVKSVFVNVFGGITSCVAVAEGIVKALEILGDSATKPLVVRLDGNQVDEGRAILADANHPLVTLAAGMDEGADKAAELANA; translated from the coding sequence GTGGACCTTTACGAGTACCAGGCCCGAGACCTGTTCGAGAAGTACGAGGTGCCGGTGCTCGCCGGCATCATCGCCGACACCCCTGAGGAGGCGAAGGCGGCGGCCGAGAAGATCGGCGGCGTCGTGGTCGTCAAGGCTCAGGTCAAGACCGGAGGTCGCGGCAAGGCCGGCGGCGTCAAGGTCGCCAAGACCCCCGACGAGGCGTACGCCGCGGCCGAGACCATCCTGGGCCTCGACATCAAGGGCCACGTGGTCCAGCGCGTCATGATCGCGCAGGGCGCCGACATCGCCGAGGAGTTCTACTTCTCGGTGCTGCTCGACCGCGCCAACCGCTCGTACCTGAGCCTGTGCTCGGTCGAGGGCGGCATGGAGATCGAGGAGCTCGCCGTCGAGCGTCCCGAGGCGCTCGCGCGCATCGAGGTCGACCCGCTGCAGGGCATCGACAAGGCCAAGGCCGTCGAGATCGCCCGCGCCGCGAACTTCCCCGACGACCTCGTCGAGAAGGTCTCGGACGTGTTCGTCAAGCTGTACGACGTCTACAAGGGCGAGGGCGCGACCCTCGTCGAGGTGAACCCGCTGGTGCGCACCGGCGCCGGTGACATCGTCGCCCTCGACGGCAAGGTCTCGCTCGACGAGAACGCCAGCGAGGTGCGTCACCCCGAGCACGAGGCGCTCGAGGACAAGGGCGCCGCGGACCCGCTCGAGGCCAAGGCCAAGGAGTCGGGCCTGAACTACGTCAAGCTCGACGGTCAGGTCGGCGTCATCGGCAACGGTGCGGGCCTGGTCATGTCGACCCTCGACGTCGTCGCCTACGCCGGCGAGAAGCACGGCGGCGTCAAGCCCGCCAACTTCCTCGACATCGGCGGCGGCGCCAACGCCCAGGTCATGGCCTCGGGGCTCGACGTCATCCTCGGCGACGAGCAGGTCAAGAGCGTCTTCGTCAACGTCTTCGGCGGCATCACCTCGTGCGTCGCCGTCGCCGAGGGCATCGTCAAGGCCCTCGAGATCCTGGGTGACTCGGCGACCAAGCCGCTCGTCGTGCGTCTCGACGGCAACCAGGTCGACGAGGGCCGTGCGATCCTCGCCGACGCGAACCACCCGCTCGTGACCCTCGCCGCCGGTATGGACGAGGGCGCCGACAAGGCCGCCGAGCTGGCGAACGCCTGA
- a CDS encoding response regulator transcription factor: MIRVLIADDEDMIRSALAALLRLEDDLEVIAECRDGESAVERALELRPDVCLLDLEMPGIDGVEAAARIRRHVPARCVVVTRHARPGVLRRALSAGVDGFVPKSRRADDVAAVIREVAAGRRYVDPEVAADALSDERSPLTDRELDVLRAGARGETIAEIAATLHLSAGTVRNHVSSVLGKLHLATRQQAAIMARERGWI, translated from the coding sequence ATGATCCGGGTGCTCATCGCCGACGACGAGGACATGATCCGCTCCGCCCTCGCCGCGCTGCTGCGCCTGGAGGACGATCTCGAGGTCATCGCGGAGTGCCGCGACGGCGAGAGCGCGGTCGAGCGTGCGCTCGAGCTCCGGCCCGACGTCTGCCTGCTCGACCTCGAGATGCCCGGCATCGACGGGGTCGAGGCGGCGGCCCGCATCCGCCGGCACGTCCCGGCTCGCTGCGTCGTGGTGACCCGGCACGCACGGCCCGGCGTCCTCCGGCGCGCCTTGAGCGCAGGAGTCGACGGATTCGTGCCGAAATCGCGTCGCGCCGACGATGTCGCCGCCGTCATCCGCGAGGTCGCCGCCGGGCGCCGGTACGTCGATCCCGAAGTCGCCGCCGACGCCCTCAGCGACGAGCGGAGCCCCCTGACCGACCGCGAACTCGACGTGCTGCGAGCGGGTGCGCGCGGCGAGACCATCGCCGAGATCGCGGCGACACTTCACCTGTCGGCGGGCACGGTCCGCAACCACGTCTCGTCCGTGCTCGGCAAGCTGCATCTCGCGACCCGTCAGCAGGCGGCGATCATGGCGCGCGAGCGCGGCTGGATCTGA
- a CDS encoding sensor histidine kinase, protein MNDRDHRPASAPRSTTLAREVVATSWYIAASIVFFMISALGIWSLWALLVRTRLEDPAVIVGYAAGSVAVLVSTVVLLSRYRTDGDVGEADRPPRLRRFLSWPVLVGVAGSLLVGVTTMTVLFAAAVLATILCLVRWGPGIRWRGVILVEAALVALWFAERARIEGALEGTGSFAFALLVFAVALPASIALSLWSWDVVLELDRARATESRLAATQERLRLAGELHDLQGHHLQVIALQLELAERMLERDPDAAGEQIRLARASVDAARTGTRELAGRFRGVPLPDELANAADLLRAAGLAVRLDVAADAVLAPADTLGPVIRECTTNVLKHGGGRWAELRLDRDGAYWRVAFANDPGAGSALGSGSGLDGISHRVGVAGGDLRTRRDDDRFEVVVSIPAASAAGAGRREPAEEGLPQ, encoded by the coding sequence GTGAACGACCGCGACCATCGACCGGCATCCGCGCCGCGCAGCACGACGCTGGCCCGCGAGGTCGTGGCCACCTCGTGGTACATCGCCGCATCCATCGTCTTCTTCATGATCTCGGCGCTCGGCATCTGGAGCCTGTGGGCGCTGCTGGTCCGCACCCGCCTGGAGGATCCGGCGGTGATCGTCGGGTATGCGGCCGGCTCGGTCGCCGTCCTGGTCTCGACCGTCGTGCTGCTGTCGCGCTACCGCACCGACGGCGACGTGGGTGAGGCCGACCGGCCGCCCCGGCTGCGGCGGTTCCTGTCGTGGCCCGTCCTGGTCGGGGTGGCCGGATCGCTGCTCGTCGGCGTGACGACGATGACGGTGCTGTTCGCCGCCGCCGTCCTGGCCACGATCCTGTGCCTGGTGCGTTGGGGGCCCGGCATCCGGTGGCGCGGCGTGATCCTCGTCGAGGCCGCGCTGGTCGCGCTGTGGTTCGCGGAGCGGGCGCGCATCGAAGGCGCGCTCGAGGGCACGGGATCATTCGCCTTCGCCCTTCTCGTCTTCGCCGTCGCCCTCCCGGCCTCCATCGCGCTGTCGCTGTGGTCGTGGGACGTCGTGCTCGAGCTTGACCGCGCCCGCGCGACCGAGTCGCGTCTGGCGGCGACGCAGGAGCGTCTGCGCCTGGCGGGCGAGTTGCACGACCTGCAAGGACACCACCTGCAGGTGATCGCACTGCAGCTCGAGCTCGCCGAGCGGATGCTGGAGCGCGATCCGGATGCCGCGGGCGAGCAGATCCGTCTGGCGCGGGCATCCGTCGATGCGGCGCGGACCGGAACGCGCGAGCTCGCCGGGCGCTTCCGCGGTGTGCCGCTCCCCGACGAACTGGCCAACGCCGCCGATCTGCTGCGGGCCGCGGGGCTCGCGGTGCGGCTCGACGTCGCGGCCGATGCCGTTCTCGCCCCCGCCGACACCCTCGGTCCCGTCATCCGGGAATGCACGACGAACGTCCTCAAGCACGGCGGCGGTCGCTGGGCGGAGCTGAGGCTCGACCGCGACGGTGCGTACTGGCGTGTCGCCTTCGCCAACGATCCGGGTGCCGGGTCGGCTCTCGGTTCCGGCTCGGGCCTCGACGGCATCTCGCACCGGGTCGGGGTCGCCGGCGGCGACCTGCGCACCCGTCGCGACGACGATCGGTTCGAGGTCGTCGTCTCGATCCCCGCGGCTTCAGCTGCCGGGGCGGGGCGCCGGGAGCCGGCCGAGGAGGGGCTGCCGCAATGA